One genomic window of Mucilaginibacter sp. SJ includes the following:
- a CDS encoding bifunctional UDP-N-acetylmuramoyl-tripeptide:D-alanyl-D-alanine ligase/alanine racemase, producing MPTNTYAISAIKKIIKADGNIVEEYAISALFTDSRRINNPAEGLFFALSGRRNGHEFVAEAYAGGVRNFVVEHGPEFNLPGANFLIVPDPLAALQILAAYHRSRFKLEVIGITGSNGKTIVKEWLYQLLSADKNIVRNPKSYNSQIGVPLSVWQINNRSELGIFEAGISTINEMNKLEAIIKPEIGVLTHIGPAHDEGFESPKQKLLEKLGLFKNSRLLIHNYDQLIGYEKDIAAKETFTWSRKFREADLYVFSETVISKNYYFRARYQGKEIECLVPFTDQASVENAITCWATMLALGYSAVEADKRIERLAPVSMRLELKNGVNNCSVIDDSYNSDLQSLEIALNFLSQQNQHQKKTLILSDIYQSGLQQDVLYKQVAELIRAKKIDKFVGVGEALLSHQQYFDIAQQHFYADTATLLQQLKALSFKDETILIKGSRSFEFEQVSRALAQKAHETVMEINLNSLLNNLNFYKSKLKPGVKVMAMVKAFSYGSGTFEVANMLQYNKVDYLAVAYIDEGVALRQAGINLPIKVLNPEASAFDKLTEYKLEPVIYSFGLLDDFVGYASAQGIAGYPVHLKIDTGMHRLGFENYEIETLCDMLEVNRYVRVQSVFSHLAASEAPEHDEFTKKQIRRFEKAFKEIERTLGYKVIRHICNTAGIIRWPSAHYDMVRLGIGLYGIDSSVPESDAGLQPIASLKTSVAQVKKIGKGDTISYGRSGSLVKDGKIATVRIGYADGYLRAFGKGVGKMLVKGTLVPTVGNITMDMCMLDVSGLDVHEGDEVIIFDEHQRIEELAKQIGTIPYEILTNISQRVKRVYFYE from the coding sequence ATGCCAACTAACACGTACGCCATAAGCGCTATAAAAAAGATCATCAAGGCAGATGGAAACATCGTTGAAGAATATGCGATCAGTGCGCTTTTTACCGATAGCCGCCGGATTAACAACCCTGCCGAAGGCTTGTTTTTTGCCCTGAGTGGCAGACGCAATGGCCATGAGTTTGTTGCCGAAGCTTATGCGGGCGGCGTGCGCAATTTTGTGGTAGAACATGGCCCGGAGTTTAATCTGCCCGGCGCAAACTTTTTGATCGTGCCAGATCCGCTGGCTGCCCTGCAAATACTGGCAGCCTATCACCGCAGCCGTTTTAAGCTGGAGGTAATTGGTATTACGGGCAGTAACGGCAAAACTATTGTTAAAGAATGGCTTTACCAGCTGCTTTCGGCCGATAAAAATATTGTACGAAACCCTAAAAGTTATAATTCGCAAATTGGCGTGCCGTTATCTGTATGGCAAATCAACAACCGGAGCGAACTGGGTATTTTTGAAGCGGGCATCTCCACCATAAACGAAATGAATAAGCTGGAAGCTATCATTAAGCCCGAAATAGGGGTACTCACCCACATTGGCCCTGCGCATGACGAGGGTTTTGAATCGCCCAAACAAAAACTCCTGGAAAAACTTGGACTATTCAAAAACAGCAGATTGCTGATCCACAATTACGATCAGCTGATCGGTTATGAAAAAGACATCGCGGCTAAAGAAACCTTTACCTGGAGCCGTAAATTTCGTGAGGCTGATCTGTATGTTTTCAGCGAGACGGTGATCTCCAAAAATTATTATTTCCGTGCACGGTACCAGGGCAAAGAAATAGAATGCCTCGTGCCTTTTACCGACCAGGCCTCGGTAGAAAATGCCATTACCTGCTGGGCTACCATGCTGGCTTTAGGTTATAGTGCGGTGGAGGCGGATAAGCGCATCGAGCGCCTCGCCCCGGTAAGTATGCGGTTAGAGTTAAAAAACGGTGTGAACAACTGTTCGGTTATTGATGATTCATACAATTCGGATCTGCAATCGCTGGAGATAGCGCTTAACTTTTTATCGCAGCAAAATCAGCATCAAAAAAAGACGCTGATCCTGTCAGATATTTATCAATCGGGCCTGCAGCAGGATGTGCTGTACAAACAGGTGGCCGAATTGATCCGGGCCAAAAAGATTGATAAATTTGTTGGCGTAGGGGAGGCCCTGCTCAGCCACCAGCAATATTTTGACATAGCCCAACAGCATTTTTATGCTGATACAGCCACACTGCTGCAACAGTTAAAAGCACTTAGTTTTAAAGATGAAACCATCCTGATCAAGGGTTCGCGCAGTTTTGAGTTTGAGCAGGTGAGCCGCGCGTTAGCCCAAAAAGCGCATGAAACCGTAATGGAGATTAACCTGAACTCCTTACTAAATAACCTCAACTTTTATAAATCAAAGCTTAAGCCGGGCGTAAAAGTGATGGCTATGGTAAAGGCTTTTAGCTATGGCAGCGGCACTTTTGAGGTTGCCAATATGCTGCAATATAATAAGGTTGATTATTTGGCGGTTGCCTATATTGATGAGGGGGTAGCTTTACGGCAGGCCGGCATTAACCTGCCCATCAAAGTGCTTAACCCCGAAGCTTCGGCATTTGATAAGCTCACCGAATATAAGCTTGAGCCGGTAATTTACAGTTTTGGTTTGTTAGATGATTTTGTGGGCTATGCTTCGGCGCAGGGCATTGCCGGTTACCCGGTGCATCTTAAAATTGATACCGGTATGCACCGACTTGGTTTTGAAAATTACGAGATCGAAACCCTGTGCGATATGCTGGAGGTTAACCGTTATGTACGGGTGCAATCGGTATTTTCACACCTGGCTGCAAGCGAAGCCCCGGAACACGATGAGTTTACTAAAAAGCAGATCAGGCGCTTTGAAAAGGCTTTTAAAGAAATAGAGCGCACGCTGGGTTATAAAGTGATCAGGCACATCTGCAATACTGCCGGCATTATCCGCTGGCCTTCGGCACACTATGATATGGTTCGATTGGGGATAGGTTTGTATGGGATCGATTCGTCGGTGCCGGAGTCTGATGCGGGTTTGCAGCCCATAGCCAGTTTAAAAACAAGCGTTGCCCAGGTTAAAAAGATTGGAAAAGGAGACACAATCAGCTACGGACGAAGCGGGAGCCTTGTTAAAGACGGGAAAATAGCTACGGTTCGTATCGGCTATGCCGATGGTTACCTGCGTGCCTTTGGCAAAGGCGTGGGTAAAATGCTGGTGAAAGGCACACTTGTGCCTACAGTGGGCAACATCACTATGGATATGTGCATGCTGGATGTAAGCGGCCTTGACGTGCATGAAGGCGATGAGGTGATCATATTTGATGAGCACCAGCGTATTGAAGAACTGGCAAAGCAGATAGGTACAATCCCTTATGAAATATTAACCAATATTTCGCAAAGGGTAAAAAGAGTGTACTTTTACGAGTAG
- a CDS encoding DUF502 domain-containing protein: MNRLARALFRYFVKGMLVVVPVGAAIFLMYWAVASIDKALNLSDLWVDRTGKHMYIPGLGILNVVVVIMIMGVLVTNVITEPIKAWFKRWFARLPIFAFLYSSIKDLTEAFVGEEKKFNEPVLVEVNEFGLKKIGFLVQKDLAKIGLPGEVAVYFPYSYSFAGQVIIIAADKVKPMDKSAADVMKFVISGGVSGLD; this comes from the coding sequence ATGAACAGGTTAGCGCGGGCATTATTCAGGTATTTTGTAAAAGGGATGTTGGTAGTTGTACCGGTAGGTGCCGCTATTTTCCTGATGTACTGGGCGGTGGCCAGCATTGACAAGGCGCTTAACCTGAGTGATCTTTGGGTTGATAGAACCGGCAAGCATATGTATATTCCGGGCTTGGGGATCCTGAACGTGGTAGTGGTTATCATGATCATGGGGGTACTGGTTACCAATGTGATTACCGAACCCATTAAAGCCTGGTTTAAGCGCTGGTTTGCCCGTTTGCCCATCTTCGCGTTCCTGTATTCATCAATAAAAGATTTAACAGAAGCCTTTGTAGGCGAGGAGAAAAAATTCAACGAACCTGTATTGGTTGAAGTTAATGAGTTCGGTTTAAAAAAGATAGGTTTCCTGGTTCAGAAAGACCTGGCAAAGATTGGTTTACCAGGTGAAGTCGCTGTATACTTCCCGTATTCCTACTCGTTCGCGGGGCAGGTGATCATCATTGCTGCTGATAAGGTGAAACCGATGGATAAGAGTGCTGCCGACGTGATGAAATTTGTGATATCAGGCGGGGTGAGCGGGTTGGATTAA
- a CDS encoding TCR/Tet family MFS transporter, whose translation MSAKPKKKHTAALGFIFVTLFIDVLGLGIIIPVMPSLLEKLGNIDVSTAAQYNGYLTFTYASMQFLFSSLLGNLSDRYGRRPVLLGSLIGFGIDYIFMAFAPTVAWLFIGRAIAGFAGASNTTATAYIADISTGKNRAANFGLVGAASGLGFIIGIGTGSFLGALNVRFPFMLAAGLALLNAAYGYFVLPESLNIKNRRRFEWKKANPVSSLRNLSRYKSLIGLIGAFSLVYIAQKAVEYVLSFYVTEKFDWSLKSIGFLGFFIGIVLVAIQGGLIRFTIPKFGQEKNIVAGLLFYTIGLTLIAFANQGWMMYVFMVPYCLGGISGPSLQGMITSTVSAKEQGELQGSLTSISSLAVIIGPLLMSSVFHLFTHRNTSTYFPGAPYILGAVLMLIAVFLAIRSFKKAGVVDSKEVEVLP comes from the coding sequence ATGAGCGCCAAACCTAAAAAAAAACATACCGCCGCCTTAGGGTTTATCTTCGTAACGCTTTTTATTGATGTGCTTGGTTTGGGCATTATTATCCCTGTAATGCCGTCGCTGCTTGAAAAACTGGGCAATATAGATGTGAGCACCGCCGCGCAATACAACGGCTATTTAACGTTCACCTACGCCTCCATGCAGTTCCTGTTTTCATCGCTGTTGGGTAACCTGAGCGACAGGTACGGACGCAGGCCGGTATTGTTAGGTTCGCTTATTGGGTTTGGGATAGATTATATTTTTATGGCCTTTGCTCCTACTGTGGCCTGGTTATTTATTGGCCGCGCCATAGCAGGCTTTGCCGGCGCCAGTAATACCACGGCAACCGCTTACATTGCCGATATTAGTACAGGTAAAAACCGGGCGGCAAACTTCGGTTTAGTTGGGGCAGCATCCGGGCTCGGATTTATTATTGGTATAGGCACCGGGAGCTTTTTAGGTGCATTAAATGTGCGGTTCCCTTTTATGCTGGCGGCCGGTCTGGCACTCCTGAATGCAGCGTATGGCTATTTTGTATTACCCGAATCATTAAATATCAAAAACCGCAGGCGTTTTGAATGGAAGAAGGCTAATCCCGTTAGCTCATTACGCAACCTTTCGCGCTATAAATCTCTAATCGGATTGATAGGCGCATTTTCTTTGGTATACATTGCTCAAAAAGCTGTTGAATATGTGTTGTCCTTTTACGTCACCGAAAAGTTCGACTGGTCATTAAAAAGCATCGGTTTTTTAGGATTTTTTATCGGAATAGTACTGGTAGCTATACAAGGGGGACTGATCAGGTTCACCATCCCTAAATTCGGGCAGGAAAAAAACATCGTAGCCGGCTTACTATTTTACACCATCGGCTTAACCCTTATTGCTTTTGCCAACCAGGGTTGGATGATGTATGTTTTTATGGTACCTTATTGCCTTGGCGGTATTTCGGGCCCTTCACTTCAGGGTATGATCACCAGTACGGTATCAGCTAAAGAGCAGGGCGAATTGCAGGGCTCATTGACCAGTATCAGTAGTTTGGCAGTGATCATCGGCCCGCTGTTAATGAGTTCGGTATTTCATTTGTTCACCCATCGCAATACTTCAACCTATTTCCCGGGCGCTCCGTATATTTTGGGCGCGGTTTTAATGCTAATAGCTGTTTTTTTGGCGATCAGGAGTTTTAAGAAAGCCGGGGTTGTTGATTCGAAAGAGGTGGAAGTGTTGCCATAG
- a CDS encoding TCR/Tet family MFS transporter, with the protein MDKSAKNKPQGALGFIFVTLLIDVVGLGIIIPVLPKLIEKLIHAGLSEASLYAGFLTLAYSVMQFLFSPMIGNLSDKYGRRPVLLCSLLGFGIDYLFLAFAPSIWWLFLGRAIAGITGASFTTASAYIADVSTPEKRAQNFGMIGVAFGLGFIIGPAIGGVLGKMDVQYPFFAAAGLAFLNAIYGFFILPESLDDAHRRSFDIKRANPLGSLLQLKKYPSVMGLALSLFLVYFAGQAVQNVWTYFTFEKFKWGEDTVGYSLAFIGLMIALVQGGLMRLILPKLGMERCIWVGLLLYSIGLILFAMATQGWMMFAFMVPYALGGIAGPALQGIMTNQVPANEQGELQGGLTSLMSLSAIFGPWVMTTLFYYFTNDKRPFFFPGAPFILGAILMLISALLAIRNFKNVKKTSAKDVDAMATLH; encoded by the coding sequence ATGGATAAGTCCGCCAAGAATAAACCCCAGGGAGCTTTAGGCTTTATATTTGTCACTTTACTGATTGATGTGGTAGGCTTAGGGATCATCATACCCGTACTGCCCAAACTGATTGAAAAATTGATCCACGCCGGGTTGAGCGAAGCTTCGTTGTATGCAGGCTTTTTAACGCTGGCGTATTCGGTAATGCAGTTCCTGTTTTCGCCGATGATAGGCAACCTGAGCGATAAGTATGGCCGCCGCCCGGTTTTGCTTTGTTCCTTATTGGGTTTTGGCATTGATTATTTGTTCCTTGCCTTTGCACCATCCATATGGTGGCTATTTTTAGGCCGGGCCATCGCAGGCATCACCGGAGCAAGCTTTACCACTGCATCGGCCTATATAGCCGATGTAAGTACTCCCGAAAAACGCGCCCAAAACTTTGGGATGATAGGTGTTGCCTTTGGCCTTGGTTTTATCATTGGCCCTGCTATTGGCGGTGTGTTAGGTAAAATGGATGTTCAATATCCATTTTTCGCTGCCGCTGGTTTGGCCTTTTTGAATGCCATTTATGGTTTCTTCATCCTGCCCGAATCACTGGATGACGCCCATCGCCGTTCCTTCGATATTAAACGGGCGAACCCACTGGGTTCATTGCTGCAGCTTAAAAAATACCCTTCAGTTATGGGTTTGGCATTATCACTGTTCCTGGTATATTTTGCCGGGCAGGCCGTACAAAACGTTTGGACATATTTCACTTTCGAAAAATTTAAATGGGGTGAGGATACCGTTGGCTATTCTCTTGCCTTTATAGGCCTGATGATAGCGCTGGTACAAGGCGGCCTGATGCGCCTGATCTTACCTAAACTGGGCATGGAACGTTGCATTTGGGTTGGCTTGCTGCTATATAGCATCGGCCTTATCCTGTTTGCCATGGCAACTCAAGGTTGGATGATGTTTGCATTTATGGTGCCTTATGCCCTTGGTGGTATTGCAGGCCCTGCGTTGCAGGGCATCATGACCAACCAGGTACCCGCCAATGAACAAGGCGAACTGCAGGGCGGCCTAACCAGCCTCATGAGCCTGAGCGCCATTTTTGGCCCCTGGGTAATGACCACTTTATTTTATTATTTCACCAATGATAAAAGGCCCTTCTTTTTTCCGGGAGCCCCCTTTATTTTAGGTGCAATACTGATGTTGATAAGCGCGTTGCTTGCTATCCGTAATTTCAAAAACGTGAAGAAAACCTCAGCAAAGGATGTGGATGCCATGGCAACATTGCATTGA
- a CDS encoding TlpA family protein disulfide reductase translates to MKPHKSMLLLPALLAVQSVFAQSNHLTLSDSYPSATEKVKITYDPEGTPVAGKKDISAEVYYIDGKDNPAADIELKPNGALLSGDFTIPAAAKAYFVKIFSNGDIDNNNDKGYVYLVYKDKKPVQSAYEAKAYILASGVGSNFAKIKTDSEEGLALFKKEYDTYPNGEKPYQFNYYFVLAKKKDPATSALLEAKVKSLEKSTVEKDLILAANILNWRNKKASADSLGEIIKAKYPNGESVKNEAEFAMMREKDVHKKDSLYKAYIAKFPAMATDKGSRIDYIRGQLATGFLTDDNTAAFNAYAAQVQNKSSIANSYNNIAYGWAQKDERLDEAEKLSKQSLDIVTEKMKHPEASPFMSVKSMQKQNKDVYNMYADSYAFILYKEKKYNEALKYQKEVYTDSKDNDPITNEHYVLILNALGKYAESKDVIEGAFKAAKVSPALTTELKKAYVGLKGNEAGYDQYLAGLSAIAQNKKKEEVAKQMINEPAAKFALKDFAGKTVSLADLKGKIVIVDFWATWCGPCKASFPGMQMAVNKYKDNEDVKFLFIDTWENGDNYIDGVKKFIADNNYTFNVLVDEKGSDGRQSKVVSQFGVTGIPTKFIIDKNGNIRFKVVGFGGSAEGLVEEVSTMIDMAKAPVAAEVAATPKQNMK, encoded by the coding sequence ATGAAACCACACAAATCAATGCTACTGTTGCCGGCACTGCTGGCTGTGCAAAGTGTTTTTGCACAAAGTAACCATCTTACATTATCTGACAGTTATCCATCGGCAACCGAAAAGGTTAAAATTACTTATGATCCGGAGGGTACGCCTGTTGCCGGTAAAAAGGATATAAGCGCAGAGGTATATTACATTGATGGGAAGGATAACCCGGCAGCCGACATCGAACTAAAACCTAATGGCGCTTTACTTTCCGGCGATTTTACCATTCCTGCCGCAGCGAAAGCCTATTTTGTAAAGATTTTTAGTAACGGTGATATTGATAATAATAATGACAAAGGGTACGTATACTTAGTTTATAAAGATAAAAAACCTGTTCAGAGTGCTTATGAAGCAAAAGCGTACATATTGGCCAGCGGGGTTGGCAGTAATTTTGCTAAAATAAAAACCGATTCTGAAGAAGGCCTGGCTTTATTTAAGAAAGAATACGATACTTATCCGAACGGAGAAAAGCCCTATCAGTTTAATTACTACTTTGTATTGGCCAAGAAAAAGGATCCGGCTACTTCTGCCTTGTTAGAAGCCAAAGTTAAATCGCTTGAGAAAAGCACGGTAGAAAAAGACCTGATCCTGGCCGCTAACATCCTGAACTGGCGTAACAAAAAAGCCTCTGCCGATTCATTGGGAGAGATTATCAAAGCTAAGTACCCTAACGGCGAATCCGTAAAAAACGAGGCGGAATTTGCCATGATGCGCGAGAAGGATGTGCACAAAAAAGATTCGCTTTATAAAGCATATATAGCCAAATTCCCGGCTATGGCTACTGATAAAGGTTCTCGAATAGATTATATACGAGGGCAACTGGCTACCGGCTTTTTGACTGATGATAATACTGCTGCTTTTAATGCTTATGCAGCACAAGTCCAAAATAAATCAAGCATTGCAAACAGCTATAATAACATAGCTTATGGCTGGGCTCAAAAAGATGAGCGCCTTGATGAGGCCGAAAAGTTGTCAAAACAATCATTGGACATCGTTACTGAAAAAATGAAGCATCCTGAGGCTTCGCCGTTTATGTCGGTAAAGAGCATGCAAAAGCAAAACAAGGATGTATATAACATGTATGCTGATAGTTACGCGTTCATTTTATATAAAGAGAAAAAATATAATGAGGCCCTTAAATATCAAAAGGAGGTTTATACAGACAGCAAGGATAACGACCCGATCACCAACGAGCATTACGTACTCATTTTAAATGCCCTTGGCAAATATGCTGAATCAAAAGACGTGATTGAAGGCGCATTTAAGGCAGCTAAAGTTTCCCCGGCTTTAACAACCGAGTTAAAAAAAGCCTATGTGGGCTTAAAAGGCAATGAAGCAGGTTACGATCAATACCTGGCCGGTTTATCGGCTATTGCACAAAACAAAAAGAAAGAGGAGGTGGCTAAACAAATGATCAACGAGCCTGCTGCCAAATTTGCCCTTAAAGATTTTGCGGGAAAAACCGTTTCGCTGGCCGACTTAAAAGGCAAAATTGTTATAGTTGATTTTTGGGCTACCTGGTGCGGCCCTTGTAAAGCATCTTTTCCGGGGATGCAAATGGCTGTAAATAAATATAAGGATAATGAGGATGTGAAATTCCTGTTTATTGATACCTGGGAAAACGGCGATAATTATATTGATGGCGTAAAGAAATTCATTGCCGATAATAATTACACTTTTAACGTGCTGGTAGATGAAAAAGGCAGCGATGGCAGGCAATCAAAAGTGGTTTCACAATTTGGAGTAACCGGCATTCCAACCAAGTTCATCATCGATAAAAACGGCAATATCCGCTTTAAGGTTGTGGGATTTGGTGGTTCGGCAGAAGGGTTGGTAGAAGAAGTGAGCACAATGATTGACATGGCAAAAGCGCCCGTTGCCGCGGAGGTTGCTGCTACGCCAAAACAAAATATGAAATAG
- a CDS encoding LOG family protein, with protein MTGEDKIRQAFENKNWQEIKVTDSWQIFKIMAEFVDGFEKLAKIGPCVSIFGSARTHTDNKYYQLAVETARLLTEHGYGVISGGGPGIMEAANKGAYENGGKSVGLNIELPFEQFHNKYIDRDKIMEFDYFFIRKVMFMKYSQGFIILPGGFGTMDESFEAITLIQTGKIARFPIIFVGVEYWKGLFKWVEEKMLNDQHNINPDDLNLYRVVDTAEEAVEHITRFYNKYVLKPNF; from the coding sequence ATGACCGGAGAAGATAAAATAAGACAAGCTTTCGAGAACAAAAACTGGCAGGAAATTAAGGTTACCGACTCCTGGCAGATCTTTAAAATAATGGCCGAATTTGTTGACGGCTTTGAAAAACTGGCCAAAATTGGCCCATGCGTATCCATCTTCGGGTCGGCACGTACGCATACCGATAACAAATACTACCAACTGGCTGTAGAAACCGCCCGCCTGCTTACCGAGCATGGTTACGGTGTAATATCAGGCGGCGGGCCCGGTATTATGGAAGCTGCCAACAAGGGCGCCTATGAAAACGGCGGTAAATCAGTAGGTTTAAACATCGAACTCCCATTTGAGCAGTTCCACAATAAATATATCGACAGGGATAAGATCATGGAGTTTGATTACTTCTTTATCCGTAAGGTTATGTTTATGAAATATTCGCAGGGTTTTATCATTTTGCCCGGCGGCTTTGGCACTATGGATGAATCGTTTGAGGCCATCACCCTTATCCAAACCGGTAAAATTGCCCGTTTCCCAATCATTTTTGTTGGAGTTGAATACTGGAAAGGCCTGTTTAAATGGGTTGAAGAAAAAATGCTGAACGATCAGCACAATATCAATCCCGACGACCTGAACCTTTACCGCGTAGTTGATACCGCCGAAGAAGCTGTTGAGCACATCACCCGTTTCTATAACAAATACGTGCTTAAACCAAACTTTTAA
- a CDS encoding sodium:solute symporter, with the protein MSPGVLLSFIIGYFLVLLIISWLTSKKSSDNDTFFVANRNSKWYLVAFGMIGTALSGVTFISVPGKVGTDDFAYFQFVLGNAAGFFIIATVLLPLYYRLKLTSIYSYIEGALGVWSYKTAAAIFLVSRVIGSAFRLYLVVIVLQKFIFDSYHVPFAVTVLICLLLIWSYTFKGGLKTIIITDSLQTFFLVTSVFLSIYFICQSLHMNIFEAAETIKNSSYSKIFFFNDFMSSKLHLGKQFLGAMFITIGMTGLDQDLMQKNLSLKNIKEAQKNMFSFVGVFVIINIFFLSVGALLYMYAAKNGINVTKTDYLYPTIALQYLGLVPAMIFMLGLTAATFATTDSALTALTTSFCVDFLGFNKRKDVNSKKMVAVRHWVHIAFSGLMFLTIIIFNAINNDAVVSAIFTVASYTYGPLLGLYSFGLFVGNRQVMDKLVPFICILSPAICYFLNAESKSILGGYVFGNELIIVNGLITFIGLWVTSSPKVGEVRKSENPEIG; encoded by the coding sequence ATGTCGCCAGGAGTATTATTGTCATTCATCATCGGTTATTTTTTGGTATTGCTAATCATCTCGTGGCTTACATCAAAAAAATCTTCGGATAATGATACTTTCTTTGTAGCCAACCGAAATTCCAAATGGTATTTAGTTGCCTTCGGGATGATTGGTACGGCGTTGAGCGGGGTTACTTTTATCTCCGTTCCCGGTAAGGTTGGCACCGATGATTTTGCCTATTTCCAGTTTGTGCTGGGCAACGCTGCCGGCTTTTTCATCATAGCAACGGTATTACTTCCCTTATATTACCGGCTTAAACTCACATCCATTTACAGCTACATTGAAGGCGCGTTAGGCGTTTGGAGCTATAAAACAGCTGCTGCTATATTCCTTGTAAGCCGGGTTATCGGCTCTGCATTTAGGTTATACCTGGTGGTTATCGTACTGCAGAAATTTATTTTTGACAGCTATCATGTTCCCTTTGCGGTTACGGTGCTTATTTGTTTGCTGCTCATCTGGTCGTACACCTTTAAAGGAGGATTGAAAACCATTATCATTACCGATAGCCTGCAAACATTTTTCCTGGTAACGTCTGTTTTTCTGTCGATATATTTTATTTGCCAGAGCCTGCACATGAATATTTTTGAAGCTGCCGAAACCATCAAAAACAGCAGCTACTCCAAAATATTCTTCTTTAACGATTTCATGAGCAGCAAGCTGCATTTAGGTAAACAGTTTTTAGGCGCCATGTTTATCACTATCGGCATGACCGGGCTTGACCAGGACCTGATGCAAAAAAACCTTAGCCTTAAAAATATCAAAGAAGCGCAAAAAAACATGTTCAGCTTTGTTGGCGTTTTCGTGATCATTAACATATTTTTCCTGAGCGTAGGCGCTTTGCTTTACATGTACGCTGCCAAAAACGGTATCAATGTTACCAAAACCGATTACCTGTACCCTACTATCGCCCTGCAATATTTAGGGCTTGTTCCGGCAATGATATTCATGCTGGGTTTAACAGCTGCCACCTTTGCCACTACCGATTCGGCACTTACAGCACTCACTACCTCTTTTTGTGTAGACTTTTTAGGTTTTAACAAGCGCAAGGATGTGAATAGCAAAAAAATGGTGGCCGTACGTCATTGGGTACACATTGCTTTTTCGGGGTTGATGTTTTTAACCATCATCATATTTAACGCCATTAATAATGATGCTGTGGTTAGCGCCATATTTACCGTGGCATCGTATACCTATGGGCCGCTGCTTGGCCTTTATTCATTTGGTCTGTTTGTAGGCAACAGGCAGGTAATGGATAAACTGGTACCCTTCATTTGCATACTCTCTCCTGCTATATGCTATTTTTTAAATGCCGAATCAAAATCAATTTTAGGCGGATATGTTTTTGGTAACGAACTCATCATTGTAAACGGATTAATTACATTTATTGGGCTGTGGGTTACTTCGAGTCCGAAAGTTGGGGAAGTCCGTAAATCGGAAAACCCGGAGATCGGGTAA
- the recR gene encoding recombination mediator RecR translates to MNFSSKLLENAVAEFAKLPGVGQKTALRLVLHLLNQDKQDVERFSTAVTKLRNEIQFCRVCYNISDQPVCEICSSHRRDHSLICVVEDTRDVMAIENTNQFNGVYHVLGGLISPMDGVGPSDLQVDTLVERLKPTTDNEVKEVVFALSATMEGDTTLFYLHKKLKNFNITITTIARGIAFGGELEYVDEITLGRSIATRVPYENSLSK, encoded by the coding sequence ATGAATTTTTCGTCCAAATTGCTGGAAAATGCTGTAGCCGAATTTGCTAAATTACCGGGGGTAGGTCAGAAAACGGCCCTGCGTTTGGTGCTGCATTTACTTAACCAGGATAAGCAGGATGTTGAACGTTTCAGTACCGCTGTAACCAAACTTCGCAACGAAATACAGTTTTGCCGGGTTTGTTATAATATCTCTGATCAACCGGTTTGCGAGATCTGCTCATCGCACCGCCGCGACCACAGTCTTATTTGCGTGGTTGAGGATACCCGCGATGTAATGGCTATTGAAAATACAAATCAGTTTAATGGCGTTTACCATGTGCTGGGCGGCTTAATATCGCCGATGGATGGCGTTGGGCCGTCAGATTTGCAGGTGGATACCCTGGTCGAACGTCTTAAGCCAACAACCGATAATGAGGTTAAAGAAGTGGTTTTTGCCCTGAGCGCAACCATGGAAGGTGACACAACCTTATTCTATCTTCACAAAAAATTAAAAAATTTCAATATTACCATTACAACCATAGCTCGTGGCATAGCTTTTGGTGGTGAATTAGAGTACGTAGATGAGATAACTTTGGGCCGTTCCATAGCTACCCGCGTTCCGTACGAAAATTCACTATCTAAATAG